In the Armatimonas rosea genome, AAGGAGCCGCGCGGCCACCCCGCGCCGACGAAACGCCGCTGCGGTGCGCATGGACTTGAGCTCGCCGTGCTGGGGAGTCAGCTCCTTCAGTGCCGCGCAGCCCGCCAGAGTGCCGCCGTCCCAGAGCGTCCAGAACGTGAGCTCAGGCTTTCGCAACCCCTCTAAATCCAGCGCGTGCACACTCTCCGGCGGCGAGACCGCCCGCATGTCCGTGAGGTGCTCCTCCAAGAGCTGCGCGACCTCGGGGCGGGTTAAGTTGTCGAGCTGAATGGTCATGCGGGTCTCTCGGTGGGCTTCTTAAGAAAACCGAAGTAGAAGCAGAGCAGAAAGAAGACAAAGTGGATCGCGCTCCGTGTCCCTGCCAGCTCCGGTGTCTGGATCATCGCTGTTCCTAAGATCGGGACGGAGACTTTGGCTAGCGAGAGGTAGAGCAAGACGCCACTACTCACGAAGAATGCCCCCGCAAGAAACTTACGCACCTCGATGCTCTTTTTGACAAAATAGAGTGTCGCACCCCCGAGGAGAAGCGCGGCGATTGCGTAGAGGATAAGCACTTCAGATTACCTCCGGCGTGGAGCGTAGCGTCTCCAGGGCTTGCTTCAGGCGATCGTAGTCGCAGGGCCTGAGCTCAATCTCACTAATTCGCCCACTTGTTCGGCGAAACCGGACGATCAAGCGGCGTTGCCCCCACACTGTTCCCCCATCGCGTATCTCTAGAATATCGCTGGGCGCGATCTGGTGCTCTAGGTCGTAGAACTCTGAGAATAGCTTAAAGAGGGCGAAGACTGAGGTCACTTGTAGCCCCGTGGAGGTGACGCGGATCGTCAGCGCATTTGAGGCACCGAGGCCAACTTGGTTGTGATCGAGGGAGCTACCTGAGGCAAATTTTTCCTCATAGAGAAGGATAGACATTATTACCTGCTTCACTGTTGCTTCGGAATGGGGTCAGTATAGCATCTCAGGTAAAATGGGCGCATGCAAGACTGGACACGGTTTCGAGGACCCAATGGCACGGGGATCGGGCAGCCCACGGGAGTCGCGGCGGATTTTACGGACAAGGACGTTCGCTGGAAGGCGACTCTCCCCGGCGAGGGGCACTCGTCGCCGGTGCTCATGGGCGAGTCGTTGTTGGTGACGGCGGCCCAGCGCGAGGCGGGGAAGCGGCACTTGGTCTGCCTGGACACCAAGACCGGAAAAGAGCGCTGGCGGCAGAGCTTTGACTTCAAGGTCTACCACACCCACGAGCTCAACACCGCCGCCAGCGCGACTCCCACGGTTGACAAAGAGCGGGTCTACGCCACCTGGCCTAGCGACGAAAACTTTGTGGTGACGGCGCACACGCTGGCGGGAAAGCCGGTCTGGCAGCGGGAGTTTGGGGCCTTTCCCACCCAGCACGGAGGCGCATCGGCCCCGATCCTCTACGACGGTATGCTGATCTTCTCCCGCGAGCCGGAGAACGCGCCGGGCGGGCTGGTGGCGCTGGATGCCAAGACCGGACAGACACGCTGGGAGGTGAAGCGGCCCAGCAAGGACGCCCCCTACGCGGTTCCGATGCTCTACCAGCCCGAGAAGACCGCCCCGATGCAGCTGCTCTTTGCGAGCACGGCCCAAGGGATCACGAGTGTCGAGGCCGCAACCGGGAAAGTCCTCTGGGACCTGCCAGGGCTCTTTAGCCTGCGCTGTGTCGGCTCCCCGATCTTCGCGGGTGGGCTGATCTTCGCCGGGACCGGGGTGGGCAATGGCAGCCGGCTCTTTGTGGCGCTGAGGCCCGGTGCAAACGGTGGCAAGCCGGAGCTCGCCTGGAAGCAGACCCGCAACACGCCCTACGTTCCTTGCCCGCTCTATGCCAATGACCTACTCTTCCTCTGGGGCGATGGCGGCGTGGTCCACTGCGTGAAGCCGACGACTGGGGAGACGGTCTGGCTGGAGCGTGTGGGCGGGAACTTCTATGGCTCGCCCGTGTTTTGTGAGGGGAAGCTCTGGGCGACAAGTAATAAAGGTGAGCTGGTGGTGATCGCCGCCGAGAAGACCTTCAAGATCCTAGGCCGCCACGACCTGGGAGAGGGAACCAACTCGACGCCCGCCTTTGGCGAGAAGACGCTCTACCTGCGCACGCTGAGCCACCTCACTGCCGTGAGCGGGAAGTAGTCGCCCTGGTTGGAGCGGGGCGTCAACGGGCGTCGCAGACTCCGCCGCAAAGGCCTTCGGCCATCGGGCTTATTTATGGCCGAAGGCCTTTCCAGCGTGAAGCGCTCGTTGACGCCCCCTTCCCACGGGGGCGGTCCAACAGGACACATTAAAGGAATCCAAACATGTCATTGCCGTATCTACCGACCCTGCGTCGGGGCCAAGTCTACGAGAGCCTGGAGAAGGCCGAGCTCAAGAGTGTCAAGAGCGGGGAGCTTGTCGCCCATGTTGGGCAGGTCAACGCGGGCGTGATCCGCCGTGACCTACGCAAGCCGTCGCGTGCCTGCCTGCGCGATATCCCTGTCGCACGGCTCCTAGAGATCTGCGCCGACGCCGGCAAGCACTTTATGGAGTCCGCGCTCCCGCTGGGCGATGGGCAAGTGCAGACCCCCGACGACTATATCGCGCAGCTGGCGGCGACCAGTGGCCTACCGCACGTCATGATCCGCCGCAACATGGCCAAGATCAACCAAGTCTTCACCCAGATGCCCACCATCCTCAAGGGCCTCACCCGCGGGATGCCCTTAGACGTCCTAGACAACGGCTACGGCGAGCAGAACGGCGTCCCCGTGAGCTACTACGCCACCACCGCGGCGCTGGGAGTCGTGCTTCCGAGCAACTCCCCGGGCGTCAACTCGCTCTGGATTCCCTGTATCGCCCTCAAGATTCCGATCGTCCTCAAGCCAGGCCGCGAGGAGCCGTGGACCCCGTTTCGCATCATCCAGGCGTTTCTCGCCGCCGGTGCCCCGCCCGAGGCATTTAGCTTCTACCCCACCGACCACGAGGGGAGCGCCGCGGTGATGGAGCACTGCAAGCGCGCGATCATCTTCGGCGATCAGGCGACGGTCGAGCGCTACGCGGGCAACCCCGGTGTCAGTGTCCACGGTCCCGGCTGGAGCAAGGTGCTTATCGGCGAGGATAAGATCGAGCGCTGGCCGGAGTTTATTGACGTCATCGCATCGTCGATTGCGGACAACGGCGGCCGCAGCTGCATCAATGCCAGCGCCGTGGTGGTTCCCAAGTACGGCGCTGAGATCGCCGATGCACTGGCCAAGAAGCTCGCCGCTATCGAGCCGCGCCCCGCCAGCGATCCCGATGCCGTTCTCTCGGGCTTTGCCAACCCCAAGATGGCCGAGTGGATGGATGGCGCGGTCACCGATGGCCTGAAAACGTCGGGTGCGGAGGATGTGACGGCCAAGTACCGCACCGGCGAGCGCTTGGTGGAATTGGATGGCAGCACCTACCTGCGCCCAACCATCGTCCGCTGTAATAACTTCCAGCACCCGCTCTCCAACAAGGAGTACCTCTTCCCCTACGCCAGCGTGGTCGAGGTGCCTCAGAGCGAGATGCTCAGCCAGATCGGCCCCTCGCTGGTCGTCATGGCGATCACCGAGGACCAGGCCTTCATCGACCAGCTCTTCGACTGCCCGCTCATCGACCGCCTCAACCTCGGCCCCATCTCCACGATGGTCACGTCGTGGGACCAGCCCCACGAAGGCAACCTCTTCGAGTTCCTCTACAAACGCCGCTCGCTCCAGCGGGCGTAGTCCCTCCTCCCCAGCCCCTCCTCCCGAGAATCGCGGGAGGAGGGGAGAGGTTTTTTTCCTTATGTCGACCATGGAGCGCTATTTTTCGGGTGAGTGCGAGGCCGTTTGGGCAGAGCTAAACTGTGGAGTGGACCGCTTTGGAAAGCCGATCTCTACTGAGGATGCCGAGGCTGTGGCATGGGAAACCATGCGCCGTGTACGGCACAACATCGAAATTCTTATTCCTCGACTTACCGAAATGGGCTATGACTTTGGAAACCATTGGTTGAAGTGGCCTTCTGAGCGAATTGGGATACCTTGGTTTCGGGGTGCACACGTGCCACCAGATGCAAATATTGAGGAGAAAATTGCGTTTTGGGAAGCGAAAGCTGGTTCAATCCCATTGGCGCTAAAGGCGTTTTGGAGAGAGGTTGGCAGTGTTGATCTTTGTGGCATCATGACTCACTGGCCGCGTTCCTGCCATGACCCGCTGATGGTTTGGCCAATCGATGAGGTGTTTGAGTACTATGAGTACTCCAAATACAGTCATTCTGGCCAGCCGCCCTACACATTTTGTGCATCAATATCCGTGGATGATGTCATGAAGTACACACCTGCTGGTGGAGCTGATTACTTTATTGATCTCCCTGAGGCATTGGCTGACCCTCTTTTAAAGATTGAGCCCAATCGAACGACCTTTGTGAATTACCTCCGTATTGCCTTCGAGTGGGGCGGTTTTCCTGGGTTCAAGCAACTTGGTTATAAGGATGCTCCGATGGAGGATATTGCAAAACTCCGTGAGGGACTTTTGTCCATTTAGTTATTGATAGGTAGTCGACGTGATAAAATTGGGGGTGAAAGGATGTTTGCTATGCCACACCCGCGTTTTTCGGGCGACGAGATTGTGCGCCTTGGGGAAGAACTCTACGAAGCGACCGTTCGAGCGTTGGTAGAGACCGACGAAAACATCGGCAAAATTGTCTCCATTGATGTTGAAACCGGTGACTTCGCCGTGGATGCTGATCCGGTGCGCACGGGTCTTCAGGTGCAGGCTAAGCATCCGGGGGCTGCGATCTACGGGAAGCGAATTGGCTACAATGCTGCCTTTGCCTTAGGAGGAACCCTCACGAAGTCCGCATCGTGAAAGTTACGCCGTTGTGATGCTTCTTGATGACAACTCCCTGACGCGCTCCTCGGTGGTGGCGAACTCGACGATGAACCGGGAGCGGGGGCTTTTGGGGGCTAATAGCTACGCCAAAGACCTCGGGTTTGCGCCGCTGGTGTGGCTGGAGGGGCGACGTCCGGCGCGGTGGCTGGATTTATGCTGTGGCTCTGGGCGGGCGCTGATCGAGGCGGCGGGGCTGTGCATCGGGCAGGGGATCGAGATTGTCGGGGTGGACTTGGTGGGGCTCTTTGCCGACGGCGGCGACGACTTTCCGCACCTGCGCCTGATCGAGAGCCCGGTGGGGGAGTGCGCTTTGGAGGGGCCGTTTGAGCTGATCACCTGTGTGCATGGCCTTCACTACCTTGGGG is a window encoding:
- a CDS encoding PQQ-like beta-propeller repeat protein — its product is MQDWTRFRGPNGTGIGQPTGVAADFTDKDVRWKATLPGEGHSSPVLMGESLLVTAAQREAGKRHLVCLDTKTGKERWRQSFDFKVYHTHELNTAASATPTVDKERVYATWPSDENFVVTAHTLAGKPVWQREFGAFPTQHGGASAPILYDGMLIFSREPENAPGGLVALDAKTGQTRWEVKRPSKDAPYAVPMLYQPEKTAPMQLLFASTAQGITSVEAATGKVLWDLPGLFSLRCVGSPIFAGGLIFAGTGVGNGSRLFVALRPGANGGKPELAWKQTRNTPYVPCPLYANDLLFLWGDGGVVHCVKPTTGETVWLERVGGNFYGSPVFCEGKLWATSNKGELVVIAAEKTFKILGRHDLGEGTNSTPAFGEKTLYLRTLSHLTAVSGK
- a CDS encoding aldehyde dehydrogenase family protein — protein: MSLPYLPTLRRGQVYESLEKAELKSVKSGELVAHVGQVNAGVIRRDLRKPSRACLRDIPVARLLEICADAGKHFMESALPLGDGQVQTPDDYIAQLAATSGLPHVMIRRNMAKINQVFTQMPTILKGLTRGMPLDVLDNGYGEQNGVPVSYYATTAALGVVLPSNSPGVNSLWIPCIALKIPIVLKPGREEPWTPFRIIQAFLAAGAPPEAFSFYPTDHEGSAAVMEHCKRAIIFGDQATVERYAGNPGVSVHGPGWSKVLIGEDKIERWPEFIDVIASSIADNGGRSCINASAVVVPKYGAEIADALAKKLAAIEPRPASDPDAVLSGFANPKMAEWMDGAVTDGLKTSGAEDVTAKYRTGERLVELDGSTYLRPTIVRCNNFQHPLSNKEYLFPYASVVEVPQSEMLSQIGPSLVVMAITEDQAFIDQLFDCPLIDRLNLGPISTMVTSWDQPHEGNLFEFLYKRRSLQRA
- a CDS encoding methyltransferase domain-containing protein — translated: MLLDDNSLTRSSVVANSTMNRERGLLGANSYAKDLGFAPLVWLEGRRPARWLDLCCGSGRALIEAAGLCIGQGIEIVGVDLVGLFADGGDDFPHLRLIESPVGECALEGPFELITCVHGLHYLGDKLGTLAQYAALLSETGRLVGHLDLVNIQGVERRRLLALLRKHGWRYDTRRHLIEGTVQSQPLPLRYLGALDHDAPNFTGQPGVNSFYE